From Natronogracilivirga saccharolytica:
GATGAATAATCTCGTGCATGATGAGGTCCTGATTTGACAGGTCCCGGGCAGCACGCTCATCAAACTGGACAGCATCATAAAGAAGCGTAGCTGTCGTGTTTTCCATACCCCTTGCAATAAAATCATGAACCGGAGCCTGGGAATACACCGGGTCCCACGGATAGGCAATTCCCGTCTTTTTCTCCGAGTAAAGAATCATATCTGCCGTGTTTTCATAAATACGGTCTACAGTAGCGGCAAACTCCGGCTCCACATAATATCGGTAGAGTATATCCCCTTCCAGTTCCTCCACGATATCGTACTCTCCCACTGCCAGAACAAACAAATATGGTGTATGGGGCTGATTCAGACGCCAGTAATCCGTGCGCAGCGAATCGCCGGGCTCCATTCGGCTCTCTTTCATAAGGCCGTTGGACAATGTCTTGAAATGCGGCGGAACTGTTATCCATGTTTCCTGCGTAGCCCTTTCTGCAGGGTGATCAATGGTCGGAAACCAGAAACTGTTGTCTTCCGGCTGTCCGAGAGTCCAGACCTGCGTTGGTTTTACGGGATCTTCACCTCTGGGATTGACAAAATACAACCCTCTCTCCGGCGGAGACGAGACAAAGTCAATACCGAGAACCAATGTGTCCCCTTCCTCGAATTCACTTCCCAGGTCGACCGTTACGATGGCGGAATCCTGCCTGTATTCAAATTTCTGATTGCTTCTGACATCATATACAGAGTCGAACTCCATTGTTTTAGCATCAAAAATCAATTCATCCTGTTTCATGTCACTCGTGAACAGCATTTCAGTCTGACCAATGACCTGCTCGCGCTCAAAGTTGAAACGGACCCATAATTTTTGATGATGAAGATCCCAGGTCAGCTCTCTGAGCTCCTGCACCGGGCCTTCGGGAATAATCCAGTCAGGTTCTTCCGGGGCATCCGGATCAGCCGCCGGTGTTACAAAAGGTCCGCATGATGAAACAGACAGAAAAACCAAAATAAGTAGCGGCAACAATGCGTTTTTACCTTTTATATTGTTGAACGCTATGAAGATAGGTTTATTAATTTCGCCGATCAGGTTCCGGGCCACAGGTTTCATATATCGATGATTCTTCTTTGACTAATGAATCAGCTCTTCCTATTATTGAAGGCTGTAAATTTACTTGCTTACATGGGAATTTCCCCAATCTTTTCAAATTAAACAAAAGATGCCAACGGATCACAAATCGATTAACAAAATATTTGCTGCACTGGCTTTTTTAACAGCGCTTGTTCTCTACCTGCTGACCCTGCCCCCCACCGCGAGTTTCTGGGATTGCAGTGAACGTATTGCATGTTCATTCGGACTCCAGATACCTCATCCTCCCGGAACGCCATTCTATCTGCTTCTGGGGCGTATTTTTTCCATGTTTGCCGGTGCCGGTTCTGCAGCTTACATGATCAATCTGATGAGCGCACTTGCCTCGGCCACCACGATCATGCTGCTGTATCTCATAATTGTGCGCTTTGTCAGAGAGTTTAAGGGTTATGATGTTGATAAATACGAATCTATCGACCGGATTGGCCTCTACGGCGGCGGACTTATCGGAGCCCTCACCTTTGCTGTCACAGACAGCCACTGGTTTACTTCCATTGAGGCCGAAACCTATGCTCTGTCACTCACTTTTACCGCACTTGTCGTCTGGCTTGTGCTGAAATGGTCCGAAAATCATGACAACATCAGAAATGAACGATGGCTGCTGCTTATTACATTCCTGTTCGGTCTTGCCTTCGGGGTTCACCTGCTCAGTCTCCTGGCCATATTCTTTGTCGGACTGATTATCTACTTCCGGAAATACGAATTTGAGCCCAGGTCATTTGTTATTGCTTCAGGCATCACTATAGCCATATTCTTCCTGATCTACCCGCTCACCATCATTCAGCTGCCTGCACTGGCGGGAACATTTTCAAACATTACCGGTGGAATGCTCGGTCCGCTTGCGTTCCTGATATTCTTTGTGGGTCTGATCAGCTACGGCATCTATTATACCCATAAAAAAAATCATCGCACGGCAAATATCATCCTTCTCGGATACCTGCTTATTCTGATCGGATACTCAAGCTATTCAATGATTTACATTCGTTCCCAGGTCAATCCCGGAATTGATCAGAACTCTCCGGATAATGTAGATGCCTTTATCAGCTATCTCAAGCGTGAGCAGTACGGGCAGCAGCCTCTGTTCCGCGGAGCTTCTTACAGCAACGAAATTGGCTCAATTGATCGTGAAAACCCGAAAGTATTCCCCAGAAGGCACTCTCCTGATCAACGCCATCAGGAAAAATACAGCCAGTACAGCAGTGACCTCGACTTTTTCCTGAGCTATCAGGTCAACCATATGTACCTGCGCTATTTTGCTTGGAATTTCATCGGCAGGGACAGCGACATTCAGGATGCGGCCTGGATATCAGGTTTTTCAAGCAGTGATTATTCAGACAACCCTGCAAATAATACCTTTTTCTATCTTCCTTTCCTGCTTGGGCTGCTGGGAATGTTGTATCATTTCCGAAAAGACTGGAAAAGAGCCACGGGGGTGCTTGTCCTTTTTCTTGCCACAGGGCTGGCTATTGTGGCCTATCTGAACCAAACCCCTTTTCAGCCCAGAGAACGGGATTATTCCTACACCGGATCGTTTTTTGCCTTTTCAATCTGGATAGGGCTGGGTGCAACCGGTCTGATTGAACTTGTGAAACATTTTGCCAAAGGTAATAAAGCACTTGCATACGGATCGCTGGCAGTCACGTTCCTTGCCGTACCGGTACTTGTCGGCAGTCAGACTTACAGCAATAACGACCGCAGCCTTCGTTATGTAGCACCCGACTATGCCTACAATCTCCTTAACAGCACGGCTCCGTATTCCATTTTGTTTACAAACGGAGACAACGACACCTTCCCTCTCTGGTATCTCCAGGAAGTTGAAGGAATACGGACCGATGTCCGGGTGGTAAACCTCAGTCTGCTGAATACCGAATGGTATATCAAACAGATGAAAAACTTGTGGAATCACGATTCACCCCCGATTCCCATTGACCTGACCGACTCCGAAGTGGATCGCCTGAATGACAAGTTTGAGTTCCGCAGACCGGATGACTTCCACGAGCCCGGAGATATAACCATCCCTGTGGACAAGGATTTCCTAAGGCGTTTTTATGCCGGCGAAATTGATGACTTTGCATGGGCGCCTGAAGAAATTCCGGATGAAGAAGAAATGGGATTCGGTGTACCTATTGATGACCTTGATGACGAAGTGACCTGGCATTTTGAAGGCACATTTCTGGGACGGGACCGGGAAGGCAATGAACTGCATTATACCAGGATCCAGGATGATATGGTTCTTGAGATACTGAAGAACAACCGCTGGGTTCGTCCCGTTTACTTCTCTACTACTGTCGCCCGTGAAGCCCAGATGAACCTGCAGGACTACTTCCGTCTGGAAGGCAAGGCGTTTCGCGTCATGCCATACAAAACCGGCAATACACTGGATCCCGAAATCCATGCCGAGCGTCTTCACTCCTTCCGTCTCAGGGAAATCAATAATGAAAGAGCCTATTTCGACCAGAATATCCGCAGGATGATGGACAATTACCGGACCATCATCAACCGGCAGGCCCGTACTTATATGGATATGGGTGATAATGAAAGTGCAGAGTACTGGCTTCAGTGGGGCGAAGAGCATATCCCCTTCCATACCATAGAAGGAGATCCCACTTCCATACTGAATTACGCTTACAGATATGCTCAGCTGGACAATAATGAACGTGCGCTTGAACTGGCTGAAATGGCAAAACCCGATCTGGACCGTACCTTCAGCAGAAACCTGAGGAAACTTGACAGGATCGAATCAGATGTGGATCGTCTTGAAGACAGGATGGACCGGCGTGGTGGCAGTATGAGCAGCAGCAGAAGACAGGAGCTTCAGAACAGGATAAGTACACTTAACAGGGAGCGGGAACAGCTGGTCCGGGAGTTGTCTTACGAGTCAAGCCGTTATATGATCATTCAGCGGCTCTACTTTATGAATGATATGGAACAGGAGGCTGTCGCAGTGGCCGATCACATCGCCGAATTATCACAGGACAGGCTGCCCTTCCCAAGGTCCCGGGATGAAAACCGGCAGCGTGTCCGCAGAATATTCGGCGATTAATCGTTATTCCAATATTGAGCCACTTGTTTTATATTGCAATACATATGTTATTTATCGCCACTTCACAATAATGGCCCGACTGCTTACATGATCCATAACTTCTCAGAAGAAAACATCAGTGCCATTTCCAGGGTGCTGGATTCAAAGCCCAAAAAAAGCGGCAATGTGTACCGGTATGAAATAAAACACATCGAATCCGGCAGAAAAATCGCCCTCGAGATACACATGGGGTTGAATGCGGGAAACAGCCCCATGAATCTGATTTCGGTATACACTCAGGATACGTTCCTGCAGCTGCATAACTGCACGGCGTTTGTCGCCAGCGACATGTTGCAGCAAGTTACCTTTTTCGGCAAGAATGGTGATATCATTTCCGGACTCATCGTGGAGAAAGAAGCCGGATGCAGCTTATATGCCAATGTCAAAGAGTCATTGATTCAGGGAGATTTTACTGAATTACCGCATGAAGTTATGATGTGCAGCGTTGCACTGTCGCTGACCGAGTCCATAGACAGCAAGGGTTTCAATTTTGATGATGAATGAATCAGAGTTGCAATGAATCATAATGCATGGACAAAGTCAGATCATCCATTTTCTGA
This genomic window contains:
- a CDS encoding protein O-mannosyl-transferase family, with the protein product MPTDHKSINKIFAALAFLTALVLYLLTLPPTASFWDCSERIACSFGLQIPHPPGTPFYLLLGRIFSMFAGAGSAAYMINLMSALASATTIMLLYLIIVRFVREFKGYDVDKYESIDRIGLYGGGLIGALTFAVTDSHWFTSIEAETYALSLTFTALVVWLVLKWSENHDNIRNERWLLLITFLFGLAFGVHLLSLLAIFFVGLIIYFRKYEFEPRSFVIASGITIAIFFLIYPLTIIQLPALAGTFSNITGGMLGPLAFLIFFVGLISYGIYYTHKKNHRTANIILLGYLLILIGYSSYSMIYIRSQVNPGIDQNSPDNVDAFISYLKREQYGQQPLFRGASYSNEIGSIDRENPKVFPRRHSPDQRHQEKYSQYSSDLDFFLSYQVNHMYLRYFAWNFIGRDSDIQDAAWISGFSSSDYSDNPANNTFFYLPFLLGLLGMLYHFRKDWKRATGVLVLFLATGLAIVAYLNQTPFQPRERDYSYTGSFFAFSIWIGLGATGLIELVKHFAKGNKALAYGSLAVTFLAVPVLVGSQTYSNNDRSLRYVAPDYAYNLLNSTAPYSILFTNGDNDTFPLWYLQEVEGIRTDVRVVNLSLLNTEWYIKQMKNLWNHDSPPIPIDLTDSEVDRLNDKFEFRRPDDFHEPGDITIPVDKDFLRRFYAGEIDDFAWAPEEIPDEEEMGFGVPIDDLDDEVTWHFEGTFLGRDREGNELHYTRIQDDMVLEILKNNRWVRPVYFSTTVAREAQMNLQDYFRLEGKAFRVMPYKTGNTLDPEIHAERLHSFRLREINNERAYFDQNIRRMMDNYRTIINRQARTYMDMGDNESAEYWLQWGEEHIPFHTIEGDPTSILNYAYRYAQLDNNERALELAEMAKPDLDRTFSRNLRKLDRIESDVDRLEDRMDRRGGSMSSSRRQELQNRISTLNREREQLVRELSYESSRYMIIQRLYFMNDMEQEAVAVADHIAELSQDRLPFPRSRDENRQRVRRIFGD